In the genome of Acaryochloris sp. CCMEE 5410, the window TCGGCCTCGCCCAAGTCTTCCTCCACAAACTCAGGTTCGAGCAGACCTTCCATCGCCCCTTCAATGTCTTCTAAGAGCTTATAGATAATGTCGTACTCACGAATATCAACCCCAGCCTGATCGGCGGCTTGGCGAGCCCCACTGGCTAAGCTGGTGTTGAAGCCAATAATGACGGCACCACTGGCAGAGGCTAAATCCACATCTGTTTCGCTGATTTCGCCGGGAGCGGACAGCAATACACGAACTTGAACTTCATTCTGAGGCAGTTGAGCCAGAGACCCTAACAGAGCCTCCAGAGATCCCTGTACATCTGCTTTGATAATTAGGTTCAATTCTTTCAGCTCTCCTTCACGGGCCTGTTCAGACAAGGCATTGAGGGAGACTCGTCGAGAAGCCATGGCCTGCTGCAGACGGGTATGGCGTTGCTGATCCGTGCGCTGCCCCGCTTGAGAGCGGGCTTCTTTCTCATCTACGAAGACTTCAAATTCTTCACCCGCTGCGGGGACTTCACTCATCCCCAGCACTTCAACAGCAAAGGAGGGACTGGCCGTATCGACGCGGGCACCGCGATCGTCAACCATGGCTCGCACTTTGCCGAAGACAGACCCGGCAACCAATACGTCACCCACTCGCAGGGTCCCATTTTGGACCAGCAAGCTCGCTACCGGACCTTTAGCCTTATCTAAGTGAGCTTCGATGACCGTGCCCTTGGCTGGACGATCAGGATTGGCTTGCAAGTCTTCCACTTCAGCGACCAGAAGCACCATTTCAAGCAGCGTATCGAGATTTTCTCCCTTTAGGGCACTGACCGGCACCATCACCGTTTCGCCACCCCAATCTTCAGGAACTAGATTATGCTCGCTCAGTTCTTGGCGAACTCGGTCCAGCTGAGCCCCTTCTTTGTCGATTTTATTGATGGCAACAATAATGGGAACCTCTGCTGCCCGAGCATGGCTAATGGCTTCCAAGGTTTGGGGACGGACGCCATCGTCAGCAGCGACCACCAGAATGGCAATATCCGTCACTCGGGTTCCCCGAGCCCGCATAGCGGTGAAGGCTTCGTGACCCGGTGTATCTAGGAAGACCACCTGTTGCATCCCATCCTCATGGGGAAGGTCAACGTGGTAAGCCCCAATATGTTGGGTGATGCCACCGGCTTCTCCTTGGGCAACTTTTGTTTCGCGAATCGCATCCAAGAGGGTGGTTTTACCGTGATCTACGTGTCCCATGATGGTGACCACAGGTGGACGGCCTTGCAGTTTCTCTAGATCTTCAACATCCAGCATTTCTGAGACTTTACGGGCCTCAGATTCTTCTTCCTGGGTTTCGACTTCACAATCTAGTTCTTCTGCCACCATCGTGGCAGTCTCAATATCTAAAACCTGATTGATATTGGCGGCAATTCCCTTCATAAAGAGAATCTTGATCACCTCAGTCTCAGGAACAACGAGTTCCGCTGCCAAGGCTTGAACCGTTAACTCGGAGGTTAAGGTCAGAAGCGTTGGCCGTTCGACCTCGACTTCCTGCTGTTGACGATAGCGATTTCGCTGCCGTCGATTGCCCCCTTTAGAGGGACCGGGGCTACGATTGATAGGAACAGTCGTGGGTTTAGACTGCTTCATGGATTTAGGCTTAGGTGGACGAACCAAAGATTGACTCACATCAACAGCCGCTTGGCTATTCGCGCCATCTGCACCAAAGAGATCGTCTTCGTCCTCCTCCATTTCTTTTTGGGTCCGTCGCTTCTGCTTCAGACTCGCTTTCGAAGCCTTGGTGGGCCGATCTTCTAATTGATCATCTGATTTATTGGACCGTTTATCTTTTTTCTGACGTGACGTGGGCGGCTTGAGCACGAGCAATTCAGTCGTGTCATTGTCATCATTAGCTGCGTCCCCGCCACCAGATTTGGCAGTGGAAGCTTCCAGCTCTTTCTCTGCTTGCTGTTTAGCTTTGGTAATGGAAATGGGACGAATGAGTCGTGGACGAGGCGGTTCAGTGACCACTGGTTTGGCCGGTGGTTCCACAACTGGCGCAGCAGCGCTGGGTTTAGGACTAACTTTGGGTTCTTCTGGACGAGTGGGTTTAGGAGGTGTGTTTAAAGTGGGCTTGCTCAAGAGCTGAGGCTTCACCATCTCGGGAACCTGAGTGGCGGGCTTGGTTAGCACCTTCTCTGCTTTAGGTGCAGGAGGAGACAAGGTCGGACTCGCAGGTTTGGGGGCAGGAGCAACAGGCGGCGGCTTGATGGCAGGCTTTTCAACCGCAGCTGGTCTTTCCGGTGCCCGGGTGGGTTCTGGGCGAACAGGCTTGGGGGCCTGTAAGGACTCCGATGCATCTGCTGCACTGACGGATGATGGGGGCGCTAGTGTTTCAGGAGGTTTAGAGGGTTGTTTGCGCAGCTCAAGAATTTGTTGTTTCTTGGGTCGATCTTGCTTGACTGGCTTGGAAATAGGACGAGGCTTGCGCGCATTGCCGTCTTTAGCAGTAGGCTTACGGTTGGGCTGATTTGGCTTTTGGCTAGATGGATGATTTTTGGCAGCGGATCGAATTTTTGCGGCTTCTTCCTCAGTAATCGTACTGCTGTGATTTTTAACAGCAATATCAAGCTGATCGCATACTGCCAAAATGTCTTTATTCTCCAAATTTAACTCTCTTGATAGCTCGTAAATTCTAACTTTGTGATTATTACTCATCCACTGGCCCCTTTGGTCTCCTGTGATCTTACATAGTTCTACCCTTTACGTTTTTGGGATAAGGATATGTTTGGTGTTACTTTTTGGTTTTTTGGGTCCCTTTTACATCGCTAATTGCTCAGCTAATAGTGAGGATAAAAAAACCTTCTCTAGCATTATCCATGCTGTTTGACAAACTTGCGAGTGAGAAGTAAAACTTTCACGGCTCGTTTGATGAAGCTCGCTTTTCATCTAGCATCCACTTTATGGGAAGGATGATCAAGCGATATTGCTATTATCAACTATTTTTTGTTGGCATTGGTTGAAAGATGCCATGGTGCTGGCAAATGGGGTTTGTCATGGCATCTTTCAGAAATTCTGGGCATCGAAGAGGAACAAGCTGTTGGCAAGATTGGCGACTTCAGTTTGTCAGTCTGGGCAGAAAATTGATCCAACGTATCATTCTTCCACATCTTCAGAAGTGTCGGCTGCCTCCTCTAC includes:
- the infB gene encoding translation initiation factor IF-2, which gives rise to MSNNHKVRIYELSRELNLENKDILAVCDQLDIAVKNHSSTITEEEAAKIRSAAKNHPSSQKPNQPNRKPTAKDGNARKPRPISKPVKQDRPKKQQILELRKQPSKPPETLAPPSSVSAADASESLQAPKPVRPEPTRAPERPAAVEKPAIKPPPVAPAPKPASPTLSPPAPKAEKVLTKPATQVPEMVKPQLLSKPTLNTPPKPTRPEEPKVSPKPSAAAPVVEPPAKPVVTEPPRPRLIRPISITKAKQQAEKELEASTAKSGGGDAANDDNDTTELLVLKPPTSRQKKDKRSNKSDDQLEDRPTKASKASLKQKRRTQKEMEEDEDDLFGADGANSQAAVDVSQSLVRPPKPKSMKQSKPTTVPINRSPGPSKGGNRRQRNRYRQQQEVEVERPTLLTLTSELTVQALAAELVVPETEVIKILFMKGIAANINQVLDIETATMVAEELDCEVETQEEESEARKVSEMLDVEDLEKLQGRPPVVTIMGHVDHGKTTLLDAIRETKVAQGEAGGITQHIGAYHVDLPHEDGMQQVVFLDTPGHEAFTAMRARGTRVTDIAILVVAADDGVRPQTLEAISHARAAEVPIIVAINKIDKEGAQLDRVRQELSEHNLVPEDWGGETVMVPVSALKGENLDTLLEMVLLVAEVEDLQANPDRPAKGTVIEAHLDKAKGPVASLLVQNGTLRVGDVLVAGSVFGKVRAMVDDRGARVDTASPSFAVEVLGMSEVPAAGEEFEVFVDEKEARSQAGQRTDQQRHTRLQQAMASRRVSLNALSEQAREGELKELNLIIKADVQGSLEALLGSLAQLPQNEVQVRVLLSAPGEISETDVDLASASGAVIIGFNTSLASGARQAADQAGVDIREYDIIYKLLEDIEGAMEGLLEPEFVEEDLGEAEVRAVFPVGRGAIAGCYIQSGKLVRNCRIRIQRGNDVVFEGILDSLKRMKDDVREVNSGYECGVGVDNFSGWTEGDRIEAYQMVTKRRTLSAAT